One segment of Brassica napus cultivar Da-Ae chromosome C3, Da-Ae, whole genome shotgun sequence DNA contains the following:
- the LOC106431495 gene encoding U1 small nuclear ribonucleoprotein C-like: MPRYYCDYCDTYLTHDSPSVRKQHNAGYKHKANVRIYYQQFEEQQTQSLIDQRIKEHLGQAAAYNQVGGAFNQHMLARPRLPMMPMPMGMRPPLLPRPMIPGQGYMPPPGVPQMMAPPGAPLPPPPQNGMLRPPGMASLPGQGGGPPPNYNGLPLPPPPPYQTNPAAAAPPSGGGFNNPNPGAESPESNE, translated from the exons ATGCCGAG GTATTACTGTGATTATTGCGATACTTATCTCACCCACGATTCC ccaTCGGTGAGGAAGCAGCACAACGCCGGTTACAAACACAAG GCGAATGTGAGGATATACTATCAGCAGTTTGAGGAACAGCAAACTCAAAGTCTGATTGATCAGAGAATTAAAGAGCATCTTGGCCAAGCTGCTGCGTACAATCAGGTTGGTGGTGCGTTTAACCAGCATATGCTCGCTAGACCTCGCCTTCCTATGATGCCTATGCCTATGGGGATGCGCCCTCCTCTTCTCCCTAGACCCATGATACCTGGTCAAG GTTACATGCCTCCTCCGGGAGTACCACAGATGATGGCACCGCCTGGTGCTCCTCTACCTCCGCCTCCACAAAACGGTATGCTTAGGCCACCAGGAATGGCTTCACTACCTGGTCAAGGTGGTGGACCGCCTCCCAATTATAATGGACTTCCTCTTCCTCCGCCTCCTCCTTATCAAACAAATCCAGCTGCTGCTGCTCCGCCGAGCGGTGGTGGCTTCAACAATCCTAACCCTGGTGCTGAATCTCCTGAAAGCAATGAGTAG
- the LOC106431496 gene encoding rho GTPase-activating protein 2-like, whose protein sequence is MTGLVMVTKGVGCAGRKGGGRGKSTVEEEEEEQNQQLSLVEFLLTALRKSVVSCRVDNRLDDVGVGGISSAVHQMEIGWPTNVRHITHVTFDRFRGFLGLPHELQVEIPCRVPSASVSVFGVSAESMQCSYDEKGISVPTILLLMQQRLYSQQGLKAEGIFRINPENSQEEHVRDQLNRGIVPENIDVHCLAGLIKAWFRELPCGVLDGLSPEEVLNCNTEEESVQLIKQLKPTESALLSWAVDLMADVVEEEESNKMNARNIAMVFAPNMTQMTDPLTALMHAVQVMNLLKTLITRTLAEREGTSSGSEGYSPSHSSNSQTDSDSDNAQDMEVSCESQGTDSESGGEEQEGQQQQQQEEEHLSRRSTQEDENDIGSLSSVEKCFLSQLNTNARVSNVSISEDSSPKCSPLVSFTDDKNDTLGSSTSD, encoded by the exons ATGACGGGTCTTGTGATGGTGACTAAAGGCGTTGGTTGCGCCGGAAGAAAAGGAGGAGGGAGAGGAAAATCAACggtggaggaagaagaggaagagcagAACCAGCAACTGTCTCTTGTCGAGTTTCTACTAACTGCGCTGCGTAAATCGGTGGTCTCTTGCCGTGTGGATAACCGCCTAGACGACGTCGGAGTCGGAGGGATCTCCTCAGCCGTTCATCAGATGGAGATCGGATGGCCAACAAACGTTCGGCACATCACTCACGTGACATTCGATAGGTTCCGTGGCTTTCTCGGTCTCCCGCACGAGCTTCAGGTCGAGATCCCGTGTCGTGTTCCCAGTGCTAG CGTGAGCGTGTTTGGTGTCTCTGCGGAATCAATGCAATGTTCTTATGACGAGAAAGGAATCAGTGTCCCAACTATTCTATTACTAATGCAACAAAGACTATACTCTCAACAAGGTCTCAAG GCTGAAGGGATCTTTAGGATAAACCCTGAGAACAGCCAAGAGGAACATGTAAGAGACCAACTTAACAGAGGTATTGTACCTGAGAACATTGATGTGCATTGCTTGGCTGGTCTTATCAAAGCTTGGTTTAGAGAGTTGCCTTGCGGAGTGCTCGACGGTCTTTCTCCTGAGGAAGTTCTCAACTGCAACACCGAGGAAGAATCTGTTCAACTTATAAAGCAGCTGAAGCCTACTGAGTCTGCTTTGCTCAGTTGGGCTGTTGATCTTATGGCTGATGTGGTTGAGGAAGAAGAGTCTAACAAGATGAATGCGAGGAACATAGCCATGGTCTTTGCTCCTAACATGACTCAG ATGACAGATCCATTAACGGCTCTTATGCATGCGGTTCAAGTGATGAACTTGCTTAAAACTCTTATTACTAGAACACTAGCTGAACGTGAGGGAACCTCAAGTGGATCAGAAGGGTATTCACCATCCCACTCGTCAAATTCCCAAACTGATTCTGACTCTGACAATGCACAAGACATGGAAGTCAGCTGTGAATCACAAGGCACAGATTCTGAATCAGGaggagaagaacaagaaggacaacaacagcaacaacaagaagaagaacatctCAGCCGCCGGTCTACTCAAGAAGATGAAAACGATATTGGATCACTAAGCTCGGTAGAGAAATGTTTCTTGAGTCAGCTCAACACCAACGCTAGAGTTTCAAACGTCAGTATCTCTGAAGACTCGAGCCCAAAATGCTCTCCACTGGTATCATTCACAGACGATAAAAATGACACTTTAGGGTCAAGCACAAGCGACTAA